Proteins from a single region of Paenibacillus sp. BIHB 4019:
- the rimP gene encoding ribosome maturation factor RimP, with protein sequence MSISKIKTVVEEMVTPFLSENGFELVDIEYVKEGSNFFLRVSVDKEGGIDIDECGRISEFLSEQLDKNDPVTDAYFLEVSSPGAERPLKKAEDVRKAVGKHVYITTYEPINASKEFEGDLLSFDGEELVVKVGKKEHAIPYAKVAGARLAIVF encoded by the coding sequence TTGAGCATTTCCAAAATCAAAACCGTCGTGGAAGAAATGGTAACACCGTTTCTAAGCGAAAATGGATTTGAACTTGTTGATATTGAGTACGTCAAGGAAGGAAGCAACTTCTTCCTCCGGGTTTCAGTAGACAAGGAAGGCGGCATTGATATTGACGAATGCGGCCGTATTAGCGAATTTTTAAGTGAACAGCTGGACAAGAACGATCCGGTAACGGATGCTTATTTTCTTGAAGTGTCGTCGCCTGGCGCCGAAAGGCCGCTTAAGAAAGCCGAAGATGTGCGCAAAGCCGTCGGCAAGCACGTATACATCACGACCTATGAGCCGATTAACGCATCCAAGGAGTTTGAAGGCGACCTCCTTTCGTTCGACGGAGAAGAGCTTGTAGTCAAAGTCGGCAAGAAAGAGCATGCCATTCCTTATGCTAAAGTGGCGGGAGCACGCCTCGCTATCGTTTTTTAA
- the nusA gene encoding transcription termination factor NusA: MSMDFIEALSEIERDKGIAKEVLIDAIEAALISSYKRNFNAAQNVRVDINRYTGVIKVYARKTVTDEVLDPRLEITVEAAREVNPHYQLDDVADIEVTPRDFGRIAAQTAKQVVTQRIREAERGLIYNAFIDKEEDIVNGIVQRQDVRNLFIDLGKVEAVMPLTELMPTDKFKHGDRVKSYITKVENTTKGPQIILSRTHPGLLKRLFELEVPEIYDGVVEIRSVAREAGFRSKIAVFSRNDEVDAVGSCVGPKGMRVQTIVGELKGEKIDIVCWSENVEEYVANALSPSKVLEVIVFEQEKMARVIVPDYQLSLAIGIKGQNARLAAKLTGWKIDIKSESQAEQEYGRPKTMTAVMPQDSVSIDLA, from the coding sequence ATGAGCATGGATTTTATTGAAGCATTATCGGAAATAGAGAGGGATAAAGGGATAGCCAAAGAAGTGCTGATTGATGCGATCGAAGCAGCGCTGATCTCAAGCTACAAGCGGAACTTTAACGCTGCGCAAAATGTGCGTGTCGATATTAACCGCTATACGGGTGTTATTAAAGTATATGCCCGCAAGACGGTGACGGACGAAGTGCTTGATCCCCGTTTGGAAATTACAGTAGAAGCGGCTCGTGAAGTGAACCCGCATTACCAGCTTGACGATGTAGCGGATATTGAAGTGACGCCTCGTGATTTTGGCCGTATTGCAGCGCAAACTGCGAAGCAGGTCGTGACGCAGCGTATTCGCGAGGCTGAACGCGGCTTGATCTATAATGCTTTTATCGACAAAGAAGAGGATATTGTGAATGGTATCGTGCAGCGCCAGGACGTTCGCAACCTTTTTATCGATTTGGGTAAAGTAGAAGCAGTAATGCCGCTAACAGAGCTTATGCCAACGGATAAGTTCAAGCACGGAGACCGCGTGAAATCGTATATTACGAAAGTGGAAAATACGACTAAGGGTCCGCAAATTATTTTGTCCCGTACGCATCCAGGTCTGCTTAAGCGTTTATTTGAGCTAGAAGTTCCGGAAATTTACGATGGAGTCGTTGAAATTCGCTCGGTTGCGCGCGAAGCAGGCTTCCGTTCGAAAATTGCCGTTTTTTCGCGCAATGATGAAGTTGACGCTGTAGGATCATGCGTAGGTCCGAAGGGAATGCGTGTGCAGACGATTGTTGGCGAGCTGAAAGGCGAGAAAATTGACATCGTGTGCTGGTCTGAAAATGTCGAAGAATACGTTGCGAACGCGCTGAGCCCATCCAAAGTGCTTGAAGTTATCGTTTTTGAGCAGGAAAAAATGGCCCGTGTTATTGTACCGGATTATCAGCTGTCGCTTGCAATCGGGATTAAAGGGCAAAACGCTCGTCTAGCGGCGAAGCTGACTGGCTGGAAAATCGACATTAAGAGTGAATCGCAAGCTGAGCAGGAGTACGGTCGTCCGAAAACGATGACGGCAGTTATGCCGCAAGATTCGGTTTCCATTGATCTGGCTTAA